One window of Burkholderia cepacia GG4 genomic DNA carries:
- the aroQ gene encoding type II 3-dehydroquinate dehydratase: MSKYKVLVLNGPNLNLLGTREPHIYGAETLADVEQRCRVAAEGLGLEIDFRQSNAEHQLIDWLHAARHDTHGIVINPAAYTHTSVALADALSAIAKPVIEVHISNVHRREAFRHHSYVSAVAEAVICGCGTEGYVFALQRLSTLFAQGAAR, from the coding sequence ATGAGCAAGTACAAGGTGCTGGTGCTGAACGGCCCGAACCTGAATCTGCTGGGAACCCGCGAGCCCCATATCTACGGCGCGGAAACCCTCGCCGATGTCGAGCAGCGCTGCCGCGTGGCGGCCGAGGGGCTCGGCCTGGAGATCGACTTCCGCCAGTCGAACGCCGAGCACCAGCTGATCGACTGGCTGCATGCCGCGCGTCACGACACGCACGGCATCGTGATCAACCCGGCCGCCTATACGCACACGTCGGTCGCGCTGGCCGACGCGCTTTCCGCGATCGCGAAACCCGTGATCGAGGTGCACATCTCGAACGTGCATCGCCGCGAGGCATTCCGTCACCACTCGTATGTGTCGGCCGTCGCCGAAGCCGTGATCTGCGGCTGCGGCACCGAAGGCTACGTGTTTGCGCTGCAGCGCCTGTCGACCCTTTTCGCGCAAGGAGCCGCACGATGA